Genomic segment of Porites lutea chromosome 13, jaPorLute2.1, whole genome shotgun sequence:
GTTTGGAAGTTAAAAAACGTGTCAAAAATATATAACTGAAACATATTACAGTGTACATGGACGTATTCGTCCTCAAACTGTGGTCTAGCTGTGTTTGAGAGAAGCCTCAAAGTTTCACGTAATACATGTCCTATTGATCACAAAAGTGATTTAAACAAACCTACACGATTGAACATGCCAAGTGTAATTTAACCAATAAaagtttgacaacagaacttAAGAGGTAGACTAAACCAAAACAGAAATTCTGATTTGGGTAAAACTCAAAGTGAGCTCTAATCCCAAGAATGGCTACTTCAAGAACCAACACTCAAGTTTAACTAATTCCTAAACTAAAAGATGATAGCACTCAAAACCCTGTCAAACACCAATGTAGGGAAGTGTGGATTAACCTTGAACTACAAACCTTTTCATAACGACACTTTTGCACGAGTGAGACCTCGAGcacaaaaaaaaactcaaccaaAAAAGGCACGACATGAATGATCAAAACAATGCACAAACTACTTACCAACATTCCTCCCCTCTTAGAAAAAGCATCGTTTATGACACAAAAcgatacaaaaataaaaatatatttttcatgttATAGAGTCCATTATAACGATAGCAGAGCAGCCAAAATCACAAACAGCCAAAGCAGGGTCAAAAGTTGAACTAGCTTGCAAGATTGAGAGAGCGAGCAAGAGGTTCATGTATCAGTGGTATAAAGTTGGTGTTGCCATGGATGGGAAGAACGAGATCGTTCTTGTTCTGGATCCAGTTGAGCTGCGGGATTTTGGGTCTTACGTGTGTCATGTGAGCGATAAGAATTCAGATAACGAAGGCGAAGATTCAAACACTGCAAGACTTGACGTCATCCCTCAGCCGGGTCGAAATGGAATGCGACCGAAACTTCTGACAGAGTTAGACTACGCAATGAGGGATGATTTGGCATCGCTATTGGAAATCAAGAAACCCAGGCTCAGGGGCTGGAGAGCAATTGGTTCTAAATACGGTCTCACACATTACAAGCTAAGGCTTATGGCTAATTCCGGTGAACCTGGGACAAACGTCTTGGAATATTTGGCAACACGCGAACCAGAATTGACGGTGTATGATTTTTGTAAAACACTTAAAGAAGACAGCTTTAAGAGGCTGGATATTGTAGCGAAACTAGAGAATCACTTTTTAGTCGCGATCAGTGACGAAGACGGGAGGTGAATCTGGGCGTGCTCGAGGTTTTGGCTGGTTTCATTTATTGTTTGCAAGAGAATGGTCCAAAAAAAAGCCTCAAGTCGTTTTGAGGAATTCATGGTGTTAAATGCCCCCACCCCTAACTAGGTTAGGGCTGAAAGTAATAATAGTTAtagtgatgaaaaaaaaaaacaccgcacatcgtgatgatgatgacgatgatgataacaataataacaactacaacaacaacaacaacaacaacaacaacaacaataataataataataataataataataacataaaattCCTTTGTCTACCCTCgtcagtatttatagcactaatgctagtgggcccgtgcaaatgcctgaaacaaataattcaaatcaaactaAACAGAGTTAAGAATCCCAAttggccggaggcaaaccagctggctctTTACAAGCATGGACGAGGATTTAAACTCGCGAATACCATGAACAAATCCAGGGATAACGACAGTTATGTCAATGTCATTCATGACAATTATTATAATGAAACTGCTTGGTAGAACTGTAGTTTAAGTGAATGCGTATTGTGAACAAAGGCAATGCTCTCAATAATAATATGTAAACTTGATATGTATAGAGAAATAGAATAATCGCCACTTCTGTGGAAATAGATAGTTTCAGTAAATCTGTAGCAAATGTTAAGAATTTTAAGAACGAGTGTTAGCTTAGGTAGCATAGtcacaaacatttttttacagaagTCAGTTGGAAGGTTGAAGAGACCCAGGTCACATTTCTGCTAAAAGAGTTAAACTTCGCGTCTTCTTATATTTAAAGTGTTCTTAGAGCCTTCTCTCGTCAGCTATGCCATGCtttagcatatttttggaaTGCTGACGTTGAGAAAAATATCCTGAGAATGGTACCGGTTCTGCTGTATGGAGTTTCACTGCTGTGTTGTGAACTACCATTATGTGATTGCAAGGATCACATTACTTTAGAGGACAAAAAATAATAAGCAGTTCTTTTTCAAAGAACTGTCTCATAATAATTAAAAAGTGAAACTACTTTCACAGTGTACCTTGAAAactattcttttttatttaaaaatttaaagggAGAAAGGGAGGAGGTTAATAATTATTCATAAGGATGCAAACTAAACAGACACTGATTTTTCGCATTTGAACACATCCACTGCATGTACATTTTGCGCAAAAGGAAACATAATTCAGTGTAAGTACGCTCCTGTTTCTGCACATGCAATCAAACAGCAAAACTTGCATTCGGGCCAGAGAACACCACAAACCTATTCTTCAATGTTATAAATTTTGTCTGTGTTGTACACTGTAGGTATAGAGAGGTAAGACATATTTTACACCCTGTACATAATTCTTCTTGCTatctaaaatgttttttttgcccACAAGGccaagaaatgacaaaaacatcATTGCGTTTCCTGCCCTTGCCCTCTGTATACATCACTAACACACACCCATTGGCCTTCAAGTGACTCCTTCCATAAGCTCACCTGTACAAAAGCAAATGGAAAACAAGCTAGGAGAACTTTCAATCTGCAGTGAAAGTGCAGGACACTTTCATTCACTGAGGAACATTTCAGGGAACATGACAAAGTGGACATGCCATCTCTTAAAgttttaaaggcttgtttatagtggaaatagcacttagcttatccagctagtttataGGCACTCcactaaaaacaaataattcaaacacAATAAACCaagattaaaaaccccaactggcaggaggcatccagctggctatttacaagcatgacTGAGGATTTGAacaaccaagaacaaatccagcaagtagCCAGAGTGGGACTTGAACCCTGGAAAGCCGGATTGCAAGTCCGATGCGCTGACCACACAGCCATGCTGCCTTCTCTTCCCCTCCACCCCCTCAACAAAAGTtgaactgtttctttttttgcctaAAAGAAACCTGGACAGTTTTGGGTAAAGGTGACTATCAAAGAGAGGATATCTCTCGCCTGTTTCTTACACAACTATCAAGAAAGGGTCAAAACAGATAAAAAGTGTCATTTAACATGGCATCTCAGCCAATTTAAGGCTGATTCTACGTTAAGTTTACCTTGTTATCTCCACCAGATACAGCTAAAATGTTCCCTGTTACAGACCAACTAACATGCCAAACAACATCACCAAACTTCTTTAAAACCTGAAAAGTAAACACAACCTTGTTATCAAACTTGGCCATTTAGCAAAAAGCTGCAATAATAAATTGCTAAGAAAAGTTTAGGGGGCCCCTTTCAGTCTCTTTATGCATGGTGAGatgaaaattaacaaaattactTGCCCATTCTGGTGTTAATACTTACGGATAATTATACgtctctgggaaactgcccacctacccttcccctaagcaAACATTTTCTCTACatgagaagtaagtgttcatgttggcttaggggaggggtaggtggacactTTCCCAGAAACTTATAATGATCTAAAGTGTCACTAGACCAGAGCAGTCATGCACTTAACTACCAACCCCCCTTTTACTAAAATTTACTTAATTGCGGCAAATGATGCTTGGCTATAAGACAGCTCATAATTAAAACAGGCTCGTCGTTTGGGTTGCTCTACTAACCCTTGGTGTTGGTGATTGGACAATTTTCTCGCGCCCAGTTGTTGTCACCACTTTTATCGCATTATGACAGATTTACATGTTTGTCAGTTACAGTTTACAGTCAAGGCGGGTCAAGCGTACCCTCTGAGATCCCatttatgaatttattattcaaaagttgaatccattggtagttgtagatttaagattcatctctgcattcttgcatgcgtaatgagcagtaaATTCACAAacgaggcagttatgaaatttctaccagcttaGTTTCCCTGAATTGATGTAAAtaattttatccattcaaagatgTTGAATCTGACCAAAATATTATACAGAAAATTTCtcataaaatattcactgctcattacacatgcaggaatgccgatttgaatttgacagTAGTTACGGGAATGACTAACacattcatttttcaaataataaatttaaccgccgcctggttagctcagttgggagagcgccggtctgctgagcgggaggccgtaggttcaaaccccggccggaccaacactcagggtctttaaatgactaaggagaaagtgctgtctttgtaataacatctgcaaatggttagactttctagtcttctcggataaggacgataaaccgtaggcctcgtctcacaagcccttgcacatgtaataaatctgtgggacgttaaagaacccacacactctttgtaaagagtagggcacgtagtgcccggtgtagtggtctatctcactttaacactcatgtatgggggcatcatcactctttccttcagtacttgtaaactgcaccttaagcagtctggcaaaagtcccccaaccagtgttataaattatccctgaaaagccctgtggggagtggATAAAAAGATATTTACAAATCTACAAATTTATCAATAGAATCTTGgtgggtacgcttgacctgtcTTGACTGTAACCTCCCAAAAGCGACCACATAAAATGTGAAGAGTTACTGTGATGGGCCCTTAAGGGAGGCAGGTGTTTACAAGAGTCGAACTGCAGAAGGTCTTTCAAGAGGAGAAGTCACATCTCCGTTTTTGAGAGAATGTATTGAAGGCAAGAACATATGTGAATCCATGTTGTTTCTTAAAGTTCTTTTCATATTCTGAGTAGTGTAGTACATACAGTGAACACAAAGAGAAGGCCATAGTATCAGGTGattgcttaaccctttaactcccaacagtgaccaaaatcaattttctcctaaccataTCCATAAATTGTCAAGAGCAAAGTCtacgagaattaataaaatcatctcaaagaaaaaaatctttgaacttttatcaaattctctcaacaaaTTCTTTAAGGACATgcatggagatcagtttggagaatttgtatgtggatattagggcttaaaatgttaaaagaggttaaaaacaatagaagaTTCAGAAACCATCACTCTAAAAAGTGGTTGTGACTGCTTATGAGAGGCTGTCATTTACGACAAGTGGTCACACATGAAGGACTGACTGTATTGTAAATGCAGTACCAGCAGCAGCACTTACATTAGTCAAAATTCTGTTGTAACTACTAATTTCTTTATCAGAGACAACTCTTTGATCTCAAGACTTGAGTCCCAGTAGATGTTTTGTAGAGACTTTGTATTTACCTTAGAAGACCAACCACCACCTGTAACCTCATTTTTTGTCCAGATAACTACACGGCAATCCTGtcaaaaaaaccaaacaaaatgcTGTCAAGTTCTCAAAGTAACTTTCACTGGAAGCTCCCCAAACCAAGACTCTCCTAAGTGGACAGCTCTACCAACAGCTACCTTCACAAAACCCCATTCTTCTTAACTTCCATACAAACTGTGTTTTTACATTAATGTAAGTGCCAGCTCCAGTTACAAATCactgtgcaaagaaagtcatgtcggATAGCccgggctagtggattttgctatcgggcaagtgatttttgttcttaacttgcccgatgggcaagtgctgttttttaggGAAactcaaattacagaaggattgcaATCAATTCTGCTAAtgaaaaagggttttggggctagttgaaataaCTTGttggctagtacatgctagctacagcttgcctgaaaagcaggctgtaaaactgactttctttgcaccctgcaaaCACCTTTTTCGTGTCTGCTCATGAGAGCTTCCACTCTATCAATTTTACTTTAAGGATTAACAGCTACTGGGGGATGCTATTCtgaataaaacttttttcaaactttaaaaagaaaaatttgagaGAGGTGTTTAACAattccaatttaaattttcccctAGGGAACAGTCAACAGTTGACTTGTGCCTTGTGGACATGTTGCTGTTATCAACGAACTGATAGCAGATTGCTGCAAAATCCTATGATAAAATTGGCTGAGATAAACTTCTGCCATTACgtaataattattacaactGGGGGTCCTGACTGTTTAGGAGAGAAGGGGAGAGAAATAACTGATTTCTGGTCTGTGTTTTCAAAAGTTTGCTTTTGAAGAAAGTAAAACAATGCAGTCCAAAGCTGCTGTACTAGAGAAAATTCCCATTTGTTCAACACTACATCAAAGCACAGAAAGTTACTTTACCTGGGAACATGATGCTATGGTGCTGACAGGTAACCCCACATTAGGAGCCCAGGCAACATCTCTGACCCAGTCACTATGAGCCTCAAGTTTCTCTTCTTCGACCCATTGACCATCCACCTCtctaaattaaaaacaaaataagtttaATGAAGAAAAGAACAGATGAGGAAAAAAGAAGAGATAAAGAAGGTTCTGGGTACTAAATCAATAACAAAAGAATACTTGgaaaaatgacataattatatttCTGGGCTGTTGATAGCAATTGAAGTTTTAGGCCACAAAGGAAAATACATGGAATCACCAAACACAAAAAGTGATGACTACCAAACAAATTACGTAACCTCATTGGCATCATGATCGTCATTGGTCAAAAAGTACAACAGTGACACATGTACTGCTATTAATAGTAACCCCCTAAGATGGTGAAAAAATACACCTTGTTACATGTACTTACTTCCAAACTTTCACCAAGTTATCACATCCTCCTGTGACAAATCTTTTAACCACCACACTAGGCTTAGATCCAGGCTAAAATGAGGAAAATCATAATAGGTGTCATCAGTGACTCTTATCATCCCCCAAAATAATTATGTTGCAGGTCAAATCTGTTCTAAGGTCAAGCCAGCATTCATCCTACTTTGTTTATTGTTATTCACAGGAGATCAAGGAAATTCTGGTTTAACCTGAGACTGCATTTTGCCTGCAACATAAATACCTTATACATGTAACACAACAAAGGCAAGACACAGAATATTTTAGAGATAGACATAGACCTCAGTTTTTTGTTACTCTCCTCCTTTCATTGTGGTTCTCATACGGTAAACTTCTCCTTATAAGCCCCCTCCGCCGcttttaagcccccccctcCGCCCAATTAAAAGCCCATCTGTCTGTACACCAAAAAAGGCTCCCCAAATAGAGGCCTCCCTCTaccttgtattgaaatgaatttgatttttcacaATGTTTAGAGGCTTAAAAAAAGAGCATTGCCATGTAGCTTATAGCACTGCAATGGaacttgttttgaaatacatttttttagTTCAGTTAAAAGCCCCACCATCCCCCCCCTCCCATCTGTTTATAACCACTCCTAAATCCCAGTACAAAGTTAACTACGCCTAGGGCTTACAAGCGGAGGTATACAGTACTCCTTTTATCCTTTGTCAAAATATAATGTTATTCTTCACACAAAGCATGAATAAGCTCTTTACGCTTCTCTTTATTGTCCACAACAATCCTCCATCCCTCTAGAGCATTAGTTTTTGGCAGGTACATGTATCATTAAATCTTTAGTTTGGATTGGCAAACAGCTCAAGATCCACAAACTTataataccgtaaatcctctattacaGGGGGCttattatttcaaacacatttgagggGGAGCCTAATAGAGACAGGGGGCTTATTTCAAAGGGGTGGGGAGGAGGCTTATTTATGGTATCGGTGGATGCCATAAATAGATGGCATCGTTTCTCTATAAAGAAACGAAAAACTAGGTGGAAAATCTCAAGTACAAGACGTTGCAGGTTATGCCAATGTTATGCAGCcaaggatcaaaaacaaatctgaaCTTCCAGCTGGTAAATAAGCCATCCTGGGTCAGTCCACACAAACGTTTACAGTCAAGATTGATTAATGCAGTCTATCTTTAATTTACaagtgaagaataataaggaggaggggagggggggcttaatcgAGTAGAGTGTAGATTCTTTAATTTTGGGTTTTAATTCAAAAATGATGCGtaactttgaagagaaaagtaaaaacaTTGTTAATGGACAGAGCATTTAGTACAACTTTAGGGGGCAACATTACCTCTAATAATGATCCTGGTGCAACAGACGGTGCCCAGCTGACTGCATTACAACCAATCTGAGAGAGAGAGTACTCAGGCAAGTCAAAAATAGTACATCAAGTCTTTTGTGTTCCGGCAGTTACttcacaccccccccccccccccccccaaaaaaaaaaaaaaaaaaattcagtcatTGTTTTTCTTATAGTCAGAATCATATATGTACAATGACACTATTGCATGTTAAGCACCTCGGAGAAATTTATGGGT
This window contains:
- the LOC140922910 gene encoding uncharacterized protein; the protein is MYQWYKVGVAMDGKNEIVLVLDPVELRDFGSYVCHVSDKNSDNEGEDSNTARLDVIPQPGRNGMRPKLLTELDYAMRDDLASLLEIKKPRLRGWRAIGSKYGLTHYKLRLMANSGEPGTNVLEYLATREPELTVYDFCKTLKEDSFKRLDIVAKLENHFLVAISDEDGR
- the LOC140922908 gene encoding protein SEC13 homolog isoform X2 gives rise to the protein MVSVLNTVDTSHEDMIHDAQMDYYGKKLATCSSDRTVKIFEINGTTQNQVACLRGHEGPVWQVSWAHPMFGNLLASCSYDRKVIIWKETSNGWSKLQEFCNHDSSVNAISWASPDYGLMLACGSSDGSISIITSSGDGTWETKKINNAHTIGCNAVSWAPSVAPGSLLEPGSKPSVVVKRFVTGGCDNLVKVWKEVDGQWVEEEKLEAHSDWVRDVAWAPNVGLPVSTIASCSQDCRVVIWTKNEVTGGGWSSKVLKKFGDVVWHVSWSVTGNILAVSGGDNKVSLWKESLEGQWVCVSDVYRGQGQETQ
- the LOC140922908 gene encoding protein SEC13 homolog isoform X1 — its product is MKVSVLNTVDTSHEDMIHDAQMDYYGKKLATCSSDRTVKIFEINGTTQNQVACLRGHEGPVWQVSWAHPMFGNLLASCSYDRKVIIWKETSNGWSKLQEFCNHDSSVNAISWASPDYGLMLACGSSDGSISIITSSGDGTWETKKINNAHTIGCNAVSWAPSVAPGSLLEPGSKPSVVVKRFVTGGCDNLVKVWKEVDGQWVEEEKLEAHSDWVRDVAWAPNVGLPVSTIASCSQDCRVVIWTKNEVTGGGWSSKVLKKFGDVVWHVSWSVTGNILAVSGGDNKVSLWKESLEGQWVCVSDVYRGQGQETQ